From Centropristis striata isolate RG_2023a ecotype Rhode Island chromosome 16, C.striata_1.0, whole genome shotgun sequence, a single genomic window includes:
- the cfl2 gene encoding cofilin-2 gives MASGVTVNDEVIRVFNDMKVRKSSSQEDVKKRKKAVLFCLSEDRKKIIVEEGKQILVGDIGETVDDPYACFVKLLPLNDCRYGLYDATYETKESKKEDLVFIFWAPEGAPLKSKMIYASSKDAIKKKFTGIKHEWQVNGLDDIQDRTTLAEKLGGNVVVSLEGKPL, from the exons ATG GCGTCAGGTGTGACAGTGAATGACGAGGTCATCAGGGTGTTCAACGACATGAAGGTGAGGAAGTCTTCGAGCCAGGAGGAcgtgaagaagaggaagaaggcgGTTCTGTTCTGCCTCAGCGAGGACCGGAAGAAGATCATCGTAGAGGAGGGGAAGCAGATCCTGGTGGGGGACATCGGCGAGACGGTGGACGACCCCTACGCCTGTTTCGTTAAGCTCCTCCCCCTCAACGACTGCAGATACGGACTGTACGATGCCACCTACGAAACCAAGGAGTCCAAGAAGGAGGACCTGGTCTTCATCTTCTG GGCTCCGGAGGGCGCTCCACTGAAGAGTAAGATGATCTACGCCAGCTCTAAAGATGCCATCAAAAAGAAGTTTACAG GTATCAAACACGAGTGGCAGGTGAACGGGCTGGACGACATCCAGGACCGCACTACGCTGGCCGAAAAGCTGGGCGGGAACGTGGTGGTGTCTCTGGAGGGCAAGCCGCTGTGA